Proteins from a single region of Thermotoga maritima MSB8:
- the fabZ gene encoding 3-hydroxyacyl-ACP dehydratase FabZ — protein sequence MNIDYVKSILPHRYPFLLVDGVIEESEDRIVAFKNISISDPVFQGHFPEYPIYPGVLIVEGLAQTAGILLLKSVEGIPLFLGIDEARFKKEVRPGDRLIYEVRKLGEKLGTVQVEGVAKVDDKIVAKARLLLGVKKK from the coding sequence ATGAACATAGATTACGTGAAGTCGATCCTTCCGCACAGGTATCCATTTCTCCTAGTTGACGGTGTGATAGAAGAATCAGAAGACAGGATCGTCGCCTTCAAAAACATCAGCATTTCTGATCCCGTCTTCCAGGGACATTTCCCGGAGTATCCGATATACCCGGGTGTTCTCATCGTAGAGGGCCTTGCTCAGACCGCTGGAATTCTCCTTTTGAAGAGTGTGGAAGGAATTCCTCTGTTTCTCGGAATAGACGAAGCGCGTTTCAAGAAGGAGGTACGTCCGGGTGACAGGCTGATCTACGAAGTGAGAAAGCTCGGTGAAAAACTCGGCACGGTTCAGGTGGAAGGAGTTGCAAAGGTCGATGACAAAATCGTGGCGAAAGCCAGGCTTTTGCTGGGGGTGAAAAAGAAATGA
- the queF gene encoding preQ(1) synthase, producing the protein MPKAEGRIFDFKGHDAIRTDFLEAIDFDGKDEYIKIETDEFSAVCPFSGLPDIGRVIIEYYPDGGKIVELKSLKYYFVSFRNVGIYQEEATKRIYEDLKNLLKTDRIRVTVIYNIRGGIKTTTQMGSLEGKKSGEVE; encoded by the coding sequence ATGCCGAAGGCAGAGGGAAGGATCTTCGACTTCAAAGGGCACGATGCGATAAGGACAGACTTTCTCGAAGCGATCGATTTCGATGGAAAAGACGAGTACATAAAGATAGAGACCGACGAGTTCTCCGCAGTCTGTCCCTTCTCCGGTCTTCCAGACATCGGGAGAGTGATCATAGAGTATTACCCGGACGGTGGAAAGATCGTCGAACTCAAATCTTTGAAGTACTACTTCGTCAGCTTCAGAAACGTTGGTATATACCAGGAAGAAGCAACGAAGAGAATCTACGAAGATTTGAAGAATCTTCTCAAAACCGACCGAATCAGGGTCACGGTGATCTACAACATAAGGGGTGGCATAAAGACAACCACTCAGATGGGTTCACTGGAGGGGAAAAAGAGTGGAGAAGTCGAATGA
- a CDS encoding biotin transporter BioY, giving the protein MRQLIKAGIFTALIVVGAWISIPLGPVPFTLQVFFVFLSAYVLGKKYGTLAVATYVLLGAMGLPVFANFKGGAQVLVGPTGGYLFGFILGAFVIGLLAEKKESFAWYLASGVAGLGIIYALGVFVLNFYVHDIRKAISVGFVPFVWFDLIKLVVAALIALRLKKLEVER; this is encoded by the coding sequence GTGAGGCAGCTCATAAAGGCAGGGATTTTCACAGCTCTCATCGTGGTGGGGGCATGGATCTCGATCCCTCTGGGGCCTGTTCCCTTTACCCTTCAGGTGTTCTTTGTCTTTCTTTCAGCGTACGTTCTGGGAAAGAAATACGGAACTCTTGCAGTTGCAACGTACGTTCTGCTTGGAGCCATGGGACTTCCCGTCTTTGCGAATTTCAAGGGTGGTGCGCAGGTCCTTGTGGGACCAACTGGTGGGTACCTCTTCGGATTCATCCTCGGAGCGTTCGTGATCGGCCTTCTGGCTGAAAAGAAGGAAAGTTTCGCCTGGTATCTCGCTTCCGGGGTAGCAGGACTCGGCATCATCTATGCGCTCGGTGTCTTTGTATTGAACTTCTACGTTCACGATATCAGGAAGGCAATTTCCGTGGGATTCGTTCCCTTCGTCTGGTTCGATCTGATAAAACTGGTCGTTGCTGCTCTGATAGCGCTGAGGCTCAAGAAACTGGAGGTGGAACGGTGA
- a CDS encoding ABC transporter ATP-binding protein, translated as MIVARGLTRKFGDFTAVDHIDLSVRPGEIYGFLGPNGAGKTTTIKMLTGVLKPTEGEVEILGMKMSTHEIEIKKSIGVIPDEPKIYSHLTGKEFLDFIIEIYDLKEEEIDKRIAELCEAFKVDYLGKRVGEMSHGMKQKLMLVSVFMRKPKVIFLDEPTVGLDAKSARILKLLLRKYADEGAAIFLTTHILEIAEKMCDRIGIINKGRLIAEGTMEELRKLAGQKEASLEDLFLQLTAEGEEIEEIIKEL; from the coding sequence TTGATAGTTGCAAGGGGGCTAACCAGGAAGTTCGGGGATTTCACCGCGGTCGATCACATCGATCTTTCGGTGAGGCCGGGGGAGATATACGGCTTTTTGGGACCGAACGGTGCGGGGAAAACCACCACAATAAAGATGCTCACCGGAGTTTTGAAACCAACGGAAGGAGAAGTGGAAATCCTCGGCATGAAAATGAGCACCCACGAGATCGAGATAAAGAAGAGTATCGGTGTGATACCAGACGAGCCAAAGATCTATTCGCATCTGACGGGGAAGGAGTTTCTGGATTTCATCATCGAGATTTACGATCTGAAAGAAGAAGAGATCGATAAGAGGATAGCGGAGCTCTGCGAGGCCTTCAAAGTGGATTATCTCGGAAAAAGGGTCGGTGAGATGTCCCACGGTATGAAACAGAAGCTCATGCTGGTCAGCGTTTTCATGAGAAAGCCGAAGGTGATATTTCTCGATGAACCGACGGTAGGGCTCGATGCGAAGAGTGCAAGGATATTGAAACTCCTTTTGAGAAAGTACGCTGACGAGGGAGCCGCAATATTTCTCACCACCCACATATTGGAGATCGCAGAAAAGATGTGCGATAGGATAGGCATTATAAACAAGGGCAGACTGATAGCGGAAGGTACCATGGAAGAGCTCAGAAAGCTCGCCGGTCAGAAAGAAGCCAGTCTGGAGGATCTGTTCCTCCAGCTCACCGCGGAGGGAGAAGAGATAGAAGAGATCATAAAGGAGCTGTGA
- the fabF gene encoding beta-ketoacyl-ACP synthase II — translation MKRVVITGMGIVSPFGVGKERNLEGLRETKVTIDRISSFDASNLPVQIAAEVRDFKPEEYINPKLVRRTDRFVHFALVSAKEAVEDAGINFEPYADRTATIIGSGMGGFLTLDSENNKFLSQGPSRVSPFLIPMILIDMASGVVAMEYGLKGPNFSSVSACASSLHAVALGALLIRHGYADVAVVGGTEATIAPLPITGFANMRALSRRNDDPKRASRPFDKDRDGFVMGEGGAVLILEAEEVAKSRGAKILAEIKGVGMTDDAYHFSAPDPEGRGAAEAMKLALKESSLAVEDIDYVSCHATSTPAGDEAELKAIKKVLGEHVKNVAINSSKALIGHLLGAAGASELVLAILQMQNSFVHGMPNLDNPIDEAKGTGLVGKEPVQMEIKNFIKNSFGFGGHNVSIVVGRYES, via the coding sequence TTGAAGCGGGTAGTTATCACGGGTATGGGTATCGTGAGTCCCTTTGGTGTTGGAAAAGAGAGAAATTTAGAAGGACTTAGAGAAACTAAAGTAACGATAGATCGAATATCTTCTTTTGATGCTTCTAACCTTCCCGTCCAGATCGCCGCAGAGGTGAGAGATTTCAAACCGGAGGAGTACATAAATCCGAAACTGGTCAGGAGAACAGACCGTTTCGTTCACTTCGCTCTGGTCAGCGCGAAAGAAGCTGTGGAAGACGCCGGTATAAACTTCGAACCGTACGCCGACAGGACAGCCACCATCATAGGATCCGGCATGGGAGGATTTCTGACGCTCGACAGCGAGAACAACAAATTCCTGAGTCAGGGTCCAAGCAGAGTCAGTCCGTTCCTGATTCCGATGATCCTCATCGATATGGCTTCCGGTGTCGTTGCAATGGAATACGGACTGAAAGGACCGAACTTCTCTTCTGTAAGCGCCTGTGCTTCATCCCTCCACGCGGTAGCTCTCGGTGCTCTCCTCATAAGACACGGATACGCGGATGTGGCAGTCGTCGGGGGAACCGAGGCAACGATTGCTCCACTTCCCATCACCGGGTTTGCCAACATGAGAGCACTCTCAAGGAGGAACGACGATCCAAAGCGTGCTTCTCGTCCGTTCGATAAAGACAGAGACGGCTTTGTGATGGGTGAAGGCGGTGCGGTTCTCATACTCGAAGCCGAGGAAGTGGCAAAATCGAGAGGAGCGAAAATTCTCGCGGAGATCAAGGGAGTGGGTATGACGGACGACGCGTACCACTTCAGTGCTCCAGATCCAGAGGGCAGAGGGGCAGCAGAAGCCATGAAACTCGCCCTGAAAGAATCCAGTCTGGCTGTCGAAGACATCGACTACGTGAGCTGTCACGCCACAAGCACACCAGCAGGTGATGAAGCGGAACTCAAAGCGATAAAGAAAGTCCTTGGAGAACACGTAAAGAACGTCGCCATAAACTCTTCGAAAGCCCTTATAGGACATCTCCTTGGTGCCGCCGGTGCTTCCGAACTCGTTCTTGCCATCCTTCAGATGCAGAACTCTTTCGTCCACGGCATGCCGAACCTTGACAATCCGATCGACGAAGCGAAAGGAACCGGCCTTGTCGGTAAAGAACCCGTTCAGATGGAGATCAAAAACTTCATAAAGAACTCCTTTGGTTTCGGCGGGCACAACGTGTCCATCGTGGTGGGGAGGTATGAATCATGA
- the fabD gene encoding ACP S-malonyltransferase encodes MRAFVFPGQGSQYSGMAKDFSVYESSKEIFERSKKVLGFDITEIMNGDEETLKLTENAQPSIYITSYIAFLELEKRGILPDVVAGHSLGEYTALAVAGVYDFETGLYLVRKRGEYMSKALEPGKGTMAAVIGLNIETIEEVVNSIEGVYIANYNSHDQVVISGLKESVEKAMEILKEKGARRVVELMVSSPFHTPFLEYAREKMKEEVEKVDFKKPRWPIVMNSTAKPTENPEEIKRNIIEQITGPVLWKQSVDTMKKMGVTEFVEVGPKTVLKNLCRRMGANAKHFTEILSE; translated from the coding sequence GTGAGAGCGTTTGTCTTTCCCGGACAGGGATCGCAGTACTCTGGAATGGCGAAGGATTTTTCCGTTTACGAGTCTTCGAAAGAAATATTCGAAAGATCGAAAAAGGTACTGGGCTTTGATATCACGGAGATCATGAACGGTGACGAAGAAACATTGAAACTCACAGAGAACGCCCAGCCTTCGATCTACATAACGAGTTACATCGCTTTTCTCGAGCTGGAGAAGAGAGGTATCCTGCCCGATGTTGTGGCAGGACACAGCCTCGGAGAGTACACCGCCCTGGCAGTGGCAGGAGTCTACGATTTCGAGACGGGGCTTTATCTTGTGAGAAAAAGGGGAGAGTACATGTCGAAGGCACTGGAACCGGGGAAAGGCACGATGGCCGCTGTCATAGGGCTCAACATTGAAACCATAGAAGAAGTGGTGAACTCTATCGAAGGGGTTTACATAGCGAACTACAATTCCCACGATCAGGTTGTGATCAGTGGGTTGAAGGAATCGGTGGAAAAGGCAATGGAGATTCTCAAAGAGAAAGGAGCTCGCCGTGTCGTGGAACTCATGGTTTCAAGCCCGTTTCACACACCGTTTCTGGAGTACGCCAGGGAGAAAATGAAGGAAGAAGTGGAGAAGGTGGACTTCAAAAAGCCGAGATGGCCCATCGTTATGAACTCGACAGCAAAACCAACGGAAAATCCTGAAGAGATAAAGAGGAACATAATCGAACAGATTACAGGGCCGGTTCTGTGGAAACAGTCGGTTGACACCATGAAAAAAATGGGAGTAACCGAGTTCGTTGAAGTTGGTCCAAAGACCGTTTTGAAAAACCTGTGTAGAAGAATGGGAGCGAACGCAAAGCACTTCACGGAAATTCTTTCAGAATGA
- a CDS encoding 2-phosphosulfolactate phosphatase family protein: MVDVVMAPCSPVECRTAVVIDVLRATSTIVTALSNGASGVIPVKTIEEALEKKKEGVLICGERNAQKPKGFNLGNSPLEYRKEKISGKTIVLTTTNGTQVIEKIRSEEIIAASFLNLSAVVEYLKSKEDILLVCAGTNGRFSLEDFLLAGAIVKRLKRNDLGDGAHAAERYFESVENTREEIKKHSSHAKRLISLGFENDIEFCTTEDLFKTVPALVNGVFILKEFP; encoded by the coding sequence ATGGTAGACGTTGTAATGGCACCATGCTCACCTGTGGAGTGTAGAACGGCGGTTGTGATAGATGTTCTGAGGGCAACTAGCACCATTGTGACCGCTCTTTCGAACGGTGCTTCTGGTGTGATACCCGTGAAAACCATCGAAGAGGCTCTGGAGAAGAAAAAAGAAGGTGTTCTGATCTGCGGAGAGAGGAACGCACAAAAACCGAAAGGATTCAACCTTGGAAATTCCCCTCTGGAATACAGGAAGGAAAAGATATCAGGAAAAACCATCGTTCTCACGACCACAAACGGCACTCAGGTGATAGAGAAAATCAGAAGTGAAGAGATAATAGCGGCTTCTTTTTTGAATTTGTCAGCGGTCGTTGAGTATTTGAAAAGCAAAGAAGACATACTGCTCGTGTGTGCTGGAACGAACGGCAGATTCTCCCTGGAAGATTTTCTGCTCGCTGGCGCGATAGTGAAGAGGCTAAAGCGAAACGATCTTGGGGACGGCGCTCACGCGGCGGAGAGGTATTTTGAGTCCGTGGAAAACACAAGGGAGGAGATCAAAAAACACTCCTCCCACGCAAAAAGGCTGATTTCTCTTGGATTCGAAAACGATATCGAATTCTGCACGACTGAGGATCTTTTCAAAACAGTACCTGCCCTCGTGAACGGTGTGTTCATTCTGAAAGAATTTCCGTGA
- a CDS encoding thiamine-phosphate synthase family protein, with protein sequence MVLVVAGFDPSGGAGIIQDVKVLSALGVKTHAVISALTVQNENRVFSVNFRDWEEMRKEIEVLTPPRVIKVGLSAPETVKRLREMFPDSAIVWNVVLESSSGFGFQDPEEVKKFVEYADYVILNSEEAKKLGEYNNFIVTGGHEKGNTVKVKYRDFVFEIPRVPGEFHGTGCAFSSAVSGFLAMSYPVEEAIRSAMELLKKILERSSGVVETEKLLRDWYRYDTLNTLDEILPEFLEIGHLTVPEVGQNVSYALPWAKNEFEVGKFPGRIRLKEGKAVAVSCASFKDRSHTARMAVTMMRYHPHMRCVVNVRYEREYVERAKKRGLKVFHYDRSKEPKEVQEKEGQSMVWMIEQAIAELKSPPDVIYDEGWWGKEAMIRVFGRNPKEVLEKIKLMVRE encoded by the coding sequence ATGGTTCTTGTAGTTGCGGGTTTCGATCCTTCGGGAGGTGCGGGGATAATTCAAGATGTGAAGGTTCTCTCGGCTCTCGGTGTGAAAACTCATGCGGTGATCTCAGCTCTGACCGTGCAGAACGAAAACCGGGTGTTTTCAGTGAACTTCAGAGACTGGGAAGAAATGAGAAAAGAAATAGAAGTCCTGACACCTCCGCGGGTGATAAAGGTAGGACTCTCTGCACCGGAGACGGTGAAAAGACTGAGGGAAATGTTCCCGGATTCAGCGATCGTCTGGAACGTGGTACTCGAATCGTCCTCGGGTTTCGGGTTTCAGGATCCGGAGGAAGTGAAGAAATTCGTGGAATACGCTGACTACGTGATCTTGAACAGTGAAGAAGCGAAAAAACTCGGCGAATACAATAACTTCATCGTCACTGGCGGGCACGAAAAAGGCAACACGGTGAAAGTGAAATATAGAGATTTCGTTTTTGAAATTCCCAGAGTTCCTGGAGAGTTCCATGGAACAGGTTGTGCCTTTTCCAGTGCCGTTTCGGGATTTTTAGCGATGAGCTATCCGGTGGAAGAGGCCATCAGATCCGCCATGGAACTTTTGAAAAAAATTCTTGAAAGATCCTCAGGTGTGGTGGAGACGGAAAAACTCCTTCGGGACTGGTACAGGTACGACACTCTGAACACACTCGATGAGATTCTTCCAGAGTTCCTCGAGATCGGCCATCTCACGGTGCCGGAGGTGGGGCAGAACGTTTCCTACGCTCTCCCGTGGGCGAAGAACGAATTCGAGGTGGGAAAGTTCCCCGGAAGGATAAGACTCAAAGAAGGAAAAGCGGTGGCGGTGTCCTGTGCTTCTTTCAAAGACAGATCTCACACGGCACGTATGGCTGTCACGATGATGAGGTATCATCCTCATATGAGGTGTGTGGTGAACGTTCGCTACGAAAGAGAGTACGTTGAAAGGGCAAAGAAAAGAGGGTTGAAGGTTTTCCACTACGATCGGTCGAAAGAGCCGAAGGAGGTTCAGGAGAAAGAGGGGCAGTCCATGGTGTGGATGATCGAACAGGCGATAGCGGAGTTGAAATCACCTCCAGATGTGATATATGATGAAGGTTGGTGGGGAAAAGAAGCGATGATAAGGGTGTTCGGAAGAAATCCAAAAGAGGTTCTTGAAAAAATAAAACTCATGGTAAGGGAGTGA
- a CDS encoding DUF1611 domain-containing protein translates to MDLWKLYQPGTPAAIVAWGQLGTAHAKTTYGLLRHSRLFKPVCVVAEHEGKMASDFVKPVRYDVPVVSSVEKAKEMGAEVLIIGVSNPGGYLEEQIATLVKKALSLGMDVISGLHFKISQQTEFLKIAHENGTRIIDIRIPPLELDVLRGGIYRKKIKVVGVFGTDCVVGKRTTAVQLWERALEKGIKAGFLATGQTGILIGADAGYVIDAVPADFVSGVVEKAVLKLEKTGKEIVFVEGQGALRHPAYGQVTLGLLYGSNPDVVFLVHDPSRDHFESFPEIPKKPDFEEERRLIETLSNAKVIGGVSLNGGFETDLPVYDPFNTDDLDEMLERAMVW, encoded by the coding sequence ATGGATCTCTGGAAATTATACCAGCCCGGCACACCAGCGGCGATCGTGGCGTGGGGACAGCTGGGAACAGCTCATGCCAAAACCACCTATGGACTTCTAAGGCACAGCAGACTCTTCAAACCCGTTTGTGTAGTCGCGGAACACGAAGGGAAGATGGCGAGTGACTTTGTGAAGCCCGTTCGATACGACGTGCCCGTGGTCTCCTCTGTTGAAAAGGCGAAAGAAATGGGAGCTGAGGTTCTGATAATTGGAGTGTCGAATCCTGGTGGATATCTGGAAGAGCAGATAGCGACACTCGTAAAAAAGGCACTCTCACTCGGTATGGATGTCATTTCTGGTCTTCATTTCAAAATCTCACAGCAAACAGAATTTCTGAAGATTGCCCATGAAAACGGTACGAGAATAATAGACATTCGCATTCCACCTCTCGAGCTCGACGTTCTCAGGGGAGGTATATACCGAAAGAAGATAAAAGTCGTCGGTGTATTCGGAACCGACTGCGTGGTAGGTAAAAGAACCACCGCTGTTCAGCTCTGGGAAAGAGCTCTGGAGAAGGGGATCAAAGCGGGTTTTCTCGCAACAGGACAGACAGGGATCCTCATAGGAGCGGATGCGGGGTACGTGATCGACGCTGTTCCCGCGGATTTCGTTTCCGGTGTGGTGGAAAAAGCTGTTCTGAAACTCGAAAAAACGGGAAAAGAGATCGTCTTCGTGGAGGGACAAGGAGCCCTGAGACATCCCGCTTACGGCCAGGTCACCCTCGGCCTTCTGTACGGTTCCAATCCTGACGTGGTTTTCCTGGTTCACGATCCGAGCAGAGACCATTTTGAATCTTTCCCGGAAATTCCAAAAAAACCGGATTTTGAAGAGGAAAGAAGGTTGATAGAGACTCTCTCTAACGCGAAGGTGATAGGTGGGGTGTCTCTCAACGGAGGCTTCGAAACGGATCTTCCCGTTTACGATCCGTTCAACACAGATGACCTCGACGAGATGCTGGAGAGGGCAATGGTATGGTAG
- a CDS encoding carbohydrate kinase family protein has protein sequence MKIAVVGGTFWDIFIFGENPHSSTIRESPGGSGLNVAYGLFLLGHTVDFYSNIGDDWRGKQIVELLEKASFDTSHMSTIQGGKTGIFIAHNDKPLAVDPGVNRKEMKLPSLSEYDLVFVTGEIPEKTIRKICENTKNVILDVGPGARFDTSDLNALVIGNERECSFRKCDVVKMGSKGARWGEVYVPGNGISYPHSIGLGDLFDIVFVHHLPLGKSKKEILEEAVKCSQILGQKENVTPFERISFLEPLSTKDDTLECPDESKDASHHGG, from the coding sequence TTGAAGATAGCCGTTGTGGGTGGTACTTTCTGGGATATCTTCATCTTCGGTGAAAATCCACACTCTTCGACCATAAGGGAATCACCGGGAGGATCCGGCCTCAACGTGGCCTATGGCCTGTTCCTTTTGGGTCACACCGTTGACTTCTACTCGAACATTGGGGATGACTGGAGGGGAAAACAAATAGTAGAACTCTTGGAAAAAGCAAGTTTTGACACCTCACATATGTCCACTATTCAGGGTGGAAAAACTGGAATCTTCATCGCCCACAACGACAAGCCCCTCGCCGTCGATCCAGGTGTGAACAGAAAAGAGATGAAACTGCCCTCTTTGAGCGAATACGACCTTGTTTTCGTGACTGGAGAGATTCCAGAAAAAACGATAAGAAAGATCTGTGAAAACACCAAAAACGTGATTCTGGACGTGGGACCAGGTGCAAGATTCGACACCAGCGATTTGAACGCTCTCGTGATAGGAAACGAGCGCGAGTGTTCTTTCAGAAAGTGCGACGTTGTGAAGATGGGTTCGAAAGGGGCAAGATGGGGAGAAGTGTACGTTCCAGGAAACGGCATTTCCTATCCTCACTCGATCGGACTGGGAGATCTGTTCGACATCGTCTTCGTGCACCATCTTCCCCTTGGAAAGTCAAAGAAAGAAATTCTCGAAGAAGCCGTGAAGTGCTCTCAGATTCTCGGTCAAAAAGAAAATGTGACCCCCTTTGAGAGGATCTCATTCCTCGAGCCGCTCAGCACGAAAGACGATACGCTTGAATGCCCAGATGAATCCAAAGACGCTTCCCACCACGGTGGCTAA
- the fabK gene encoding enoyl-[acyl-carrier-protein] reductase FabK: protein MTVRTRVTDLLEIEHPILMGGMAWAGTPTLAAAVSEAGGLGIIGSGAMKPDDLRKAISELRQKTDKPFGVNIILVSPWADDLVKVCIEEKVPVVTFGAGNPTKYIRELKENGTKVIPVVASDSLARMVERAGADAVIAEGMESGGHIGEVTTFVLVNKVSRSVNIPVIAAGGIADGRGMAAAFALGAEAVQMGTRFVASVESDVHPVYKEKIVKASIRDTVVTGAKLGHPARVLRTPFARKIQEMEFENPMQAEEMLVGSLRRAVVEGDLERGSFMVGQSAGLIDEIKPVKQIIEDILKEFKETVEKLRGYIEE from the coding sequence ATGACCGTGAGAACAAGAGTGACAGATCTTCTGGAAATAGAGCATCCAATCCTCATGGGTGGAATGGCCTGGGCGGGAACTCCCACCCTCGCAGCAGCGGTATCGGAGGCGGGAGGACTTGGAATCATCGGATCCGGAGCCATGAAGCCGGACGACCTGAGAAAAGCGATCTCCGAACTCAGACAGAAGACGGACAAACCCTTCGGTGTAAACATAATCCTTGTCTCTCCGTGGGCGGACGATCTCGTCAAGGTGTGCATAGAAGAGAAAGTACCCGTCGTCACGTTCGGTGCGGGAAACCCAACGAAGTACATAAGGGAACTCAAGGAAAACGGAACAAAGGTGATACCCGTTGTCGCCTCCGACTCTCTGGCAAGGATGGTGGAAAGAGCGGGAGCGGATGCGGTGATAGCGGAAGGGATGGAGTCCGGTGGACACATAGGTGAAGTCACAACCTTCGTTCTCGTCAACAAAGTCTCCAGGAGTGTGAACATCCCCGTGATCGCAGCGGGAGGCATCGCCGACGGAAGAGGTATGGCAGCCGCCTTCGCACTCGGAGCGGAAGCCGTTCAGATGGGAACCAGGTTTGTGGCGAGTGTGGAAAGCGACGTGCACCCGGTTTACAAAGAAAAGATCGTCAAGGCTTCCATAAGAGACACCGTTGTGACGGGAGCCAAACTTGGACACCCCGCGCGCGTTCTCAGAACTCCCTTTGCAAGGAAGATCCAGGAGATGGAGTTTGAAAACCCCATGCAGGCTGAAGAAATGCTGGTGGGAAGTCTCAGAAGAGCGGTCGTTGAAGGCGATCTGGAGAGAGGATCCTTCATGGTGGGACAGAGCGCCGGCTTGATCGATGAGATAAAACCGGTGAAGCAGATCATAGAGGATATCCTGAAGGAGTTCAAAGAAACGGTGGAGAAGCTGAGGGGGTACATCGAAGAGTGA
- a CDS encoding queuosine precursor transporter has translation MEKSNEKLILLTGIFVSALTISNVIAGKLVNIGPFLVPVAVLCYPITFAVTDIVSEVYGKRTAQKMVWTGFFTSLILVIYSQIAVFYPPASIFANNEAFVKVFGSTPRIVLASILAYILSQTHDVWAFHFWKKITRGSHLWLRNNLSTMVSQFIDTLTFITVAFAGTIPGNVLVQMIFSQYVVKLIMALIDTPFVYLGVKLVSGQWTVKEGS, from the coding sequence GTGGAGAAGTCGAATGAAAAGCTCATTCTCCTGACGGGAATATTCGTCTCTGCTTTGACCATATCCAACGTGATCGCAGGAAAACTGGTGAACATAGGGCCTTTCCTTGTCCCGGTGGCGGTTTTGTGTTACCCTATCACGTTCGCCGTAACGGATATCGTATCGGAAGTCTATGGGAAAAGAACAGCCCAGAAGATGGTCTGGACGGGATTCTTCACGTCTCTGATCTTGGTGATCTACTCCCAGATTGCGGTTTTCTATCCTCCCGCTTCCATCTTTGCAAACAACGAAGCCTTCGTGAAGGTTTTTGGATCAACTCCGAGGATCGTGCTCGCGAGTATTCTGGCTTACATCCTTTCACAAACTCACGACGTCTGGGCCTTCCACTTCTGGAAGAAGATCACCAGAGGATCACACCTGTGGCTCAGAAACAACCTGTCCACGATGGTCTCCCAGTTCATAGACACGCTCACCTTCATCACCGTGGCGTTCGCTGGAACGATTCCGGGGAACGTGCTTGTTCAGATGATCTTTTCCCAGTATGTGGTGAAGCTGATCATGGCACTGATCGACACACCTTTCGTGTATCTTGGGGTGAAACTGGTCAGCGGCCAGTGGACAGTGAAAGAAGGGAGCTGA